The Blattabacterium cuenoti genome includes a region encoding these proteins:
- the dnaN gene encoding DNA polymerase III subunit beta, translated as MYFFVSSHSLLQKLHTLYQIVNSKNSSSKYLIFEIIENQLKIIALCDSENIVNTSIKVNAKKSTKEKVVVSTKFMIDILTTFPNETLLFKKNKNALNICSEQGSYKIPIFFHKDSIDFFQKKRPILRSSTMKITLFSNIISKILNQTLFAVGDKKFQPILNGVFFQFSPYEANFIATDTFRLVKYTIKNLKIDKSIEFTISKKSLDIIRKILKKEKNSNVVIEYNNKINVVFHFQNHIFSCRLINEKYPDYNSVIPNNNWDVSFIINRLLLLNTIRRISIFSKKRKNFIYLHLNHNKLKICEQNTINNDNFESKIKCKPIFDDLKKTESIKMGFNSKFLIEILSSLNENFICFELYYSNKIGILKPFSNEKKKKEESISILIMSTI; from the coding sequence ATGTATTTCTTTGTTTCTAGTCATTCTCTATTACAAAAATTACATACTTTATATCAAATTGTAAATTCTAAAAACTCAAGTTCAAAATACTTGATTTTTGAAATTATAGAAAATCAATTGAAAATTATTGCTTTATGTGATTCGGAAAATATAGTGAATACATCTATCAAGGTCAATGCAAAAAAATCTACAAAAGAAAAAGTAGTTGTATCTACTAAGTTTATGATAGATATTTTAACCACATTTCCGAATGAAACACTTCTTTTTAAGAAAAACAAAAATGCACTTAATATTTGTTCTGAACAAGGATCTTATAAAATCCCTATCTTTTTTCATAAAGATTCAATTGATTTTTTTCAGAAAAAAAGACCCATATTGAGATCATCTACTATGAAAATAACTTTATTTTCAAATATTATTTCAAAAATATTAAATCAGACGTTATTCGCTGTTGGAGATAAAAAATTTCAACCAATCCTGAATGGAGTTTTTTTTCAATTTTCTCCTTATGAAGCAAATTTTATAGCTACAGATACTTTTCGTCTCGTTAAGTATACTATCAAAAATTTGAAAATTGATAAATCTATTGAATTTACCATTTCAAAAAAATCTCTTGATATAATTAGAAAAATTTTAAAAAAGGAAAAGAATAGCAATGTTGTCATTGAATACAATAATAAGATCAATGTAGTATTTCATTTTCAAAATCATATTTTTTCATGTAGATTAATCAATGAAAAATATCCAGATTATAATTCTGTTATTCCCAATAATAATTGGGACGTTTCTTTTATTATCAATAGACTTTTATTATTAAATACCATCAGAAGAATTTCCATTTTTTCTAAAAAAAGAAAAAATTTCATTTACTTACACTTAAATCATAATAAATTGAAAATATGTGAACAAAATACTATAAACAATGATAATTTTGAGTCTAAAATTAAATGTAAACCTATTTTTGATGATTTAAAAAAAACAGAAAGTATAAAAATGGGTTTCAACTCTAAATTTTTAATTGAAATTTTATCTTCTTTAAATGAAAACTTTATTTGTTTCGAACTGTATTATTCAAATAAAATAGGTATTTTAAAACCCTTTTCTAATGAAAAGAAAAAAAAAGAAGAATCCATTTCTATATTGATTATGTCTACAATATGA
- the pdxH gene encoding pyridoxamine 5'-phosphate oxidase, with translation MTFDLSNYRKNYHQNSLLESEVPKEPFQLFHNWFQQEKLFHKKNNEEINAMSISTIGEDGGPETRVVLLKEYSEKGFIFYTNYYSFKGRSIKNIPKVCLSFYWKNTERQILIKGITSKIKKEKSDEYFQKRPKENKIGCWASKQSSTISSKEYLLKQYNKWNDFFDKRTIKRPFDWGGYIIKPYKMEFWQGQPNRLHDRLVYSLDKEEKKWILYRLSP, from the coding sequence ATGACTTTTGATTTAAGTAATTACAGAAAAAATTATCATCAAAATTCTTTATTAGAATCTGAAGTTCCAAAAGAACCTTTTCAATTGTTTCATAATTGGTTTCAACAAGAAAAACTTTTCCATAAAAAAAATAATGAGGAAATTAATGCTATGTCTATTTCCACTATAGGAGAAGACGGGGGACCAGAGACTAGGGTTGTTTTGCTTAAAGAATATTCTGAAAAAGGATTTATTTTTTATACAAATTATTATAGTTTTAAAGGAAGATCCATTAAAAATATACCTAAAGTATGTCTTTCTTTTTATTGGAAAAATACAGAAAGACAAATTCTTATTAAAGGAATAACATCTAAGATCAAAAAAGAAAAATCAGATGAATATTTTCAAAAAAGACCTAAAGAAAATAAAATAGGATGTTGGGCATCTAAACAAAGTTCCACTATTTCATCTAAAGAATATTTATTAAAACAATATAATAAATGGAATGATTTTTTTGATAAGAGAACTATAAAACGTCCTTTTGATTGGGGAGGATATATTATAAAACCTTATAAAATGGAATTTTGGCAGGGACAACCCAATAGACTTCATGATAGACTAGTTTACAGTCTAGATAAAGAAGAAAAAAAATGGATTTTGTATAGATTATCTCCATGA
- a CDS encoding HU family DNA-binding protein encodes MNKTELVNSIAEKTGITKIKAKNVTDAFIETVIESLKKGDKVTLVGFGTFSVVERNPRSGVNPRTGKKIHIPGKKVAKFKIGAELTKL; translated from the coding sequence ATGAACAAAACAGAATTGGTTAATTCAATAGCTGAAAAAACTGGAATAACAAAAATAAAAGCTAAAAATGTTACAGATGCATTTATTGAAACAGTAATTGAATCTTTAAAAAAAGGAGATAAGGTAACCCTAGTCGGATTCGGAACCTTTTCTGTTGTAGAAAGAAATCCTAGAAGTGGAGTAAATCCTAGAACAGGAAAAAAAATACATATTCCAGGAAAAAAAGTGGCTAAATTCAAAATAGGAGCAGAATTAACAAAATTGTAA